Genomic window (Tolypothrix sp. NIES-4075):
ACAAGTCATATTCGCAAAGCTTACTACACCCATCGCTTTAAACCAGAACTCAGATTTTTTTAAACTTGATTGCATAAATCGTCTCTAATATTGAAAATTTATAGACGATTTTATACTTTAAATCTCAAAACTATATTGTAAAAAATACGTATTTTACAATCTAGATATTCCCCTAGGGTCAATGATATAAAATTTGTGTTTATTTTCGGCGTAATTTGTTTTTATACCTACTTCAACTTGGGGGTGTAACTTTGCCGAGTAAATATAGCCAACAACAATACTATAAATGTAAGCGCTCCAGCCAAATATAAAGGATAACCATATGTGATCGGATGCGATTGATGAATCAGCATTCCTGCAATTACAGGTCCAATTCCATTAGAAATGCTTAAATAAGATGAGTTTAAGCCCATCGCTGTACCTTGTTGTTGTGGTTGAGCGTTGAGAGAAATCAGTGTATTTATCATCGGTTGAACTAAAGAATTAAACAGTGAATACACTATACTAATTGCCACAAAATAAATTACGTTCGGCAAAAGTGGCATCAGAATAAATGAAATACTTCTGATAGATAATCCTAAAAACAAAATACTGATAATATTAAATTTGCGCGTGAGGATTGAAACTCCCCAAATCTGCATTAATATGCCCAACACGCCAAATAACAAAAACATCAGTGTTAATGATTTGCTATTTTGACCCAACACATTGAGAAAGTAGGGTTGAAAAGCATAGGTAAATATAGTAAAAGTAGTACCAATAAAGAAATTAATTACTAAAAGGATACCGACTTTAGGAATAACTAAACCTTTAATTAAATTTCCTAAACCTAAATCAAATATATTATGCGATCGCTCTGCTTTATTTTGAATAGTCTCTGGCAAGAAAAAAATTGTAATTAACACGGCTATTAAAGCAACAGCACCCGAAACCAAAAAACCAGCCCCCAAAGAAATCTGCTGCGCTAGTAAACTGGTGGCTGGACCCAATACAAAACCTAAACCAAATGCTGCCCCATAAACTCCAAAACCTTTGGCGCGATTTTCTGGTGTGGTGACATCAGAGATAATCGCCTGAGCAACAGAAGTATTACCGCCGGTGATACCATCGAGAAGTCGTGCGAAAAACAGAGCAAATGCAGTTGTAGCGGTTCCAGCGATAAAATTAGCAATCACAGTTCCGATTAAACTAATAATCAGTAAAGGCTTACGTCCAAAGCGATCTGAAAGTTTACCAATTACGGGAGTTGCCAAAAACTGTGCTATGGAGTATGTGGAAAATAACAAACTAGTTTGTAAATCGCTTAGTCCAAATTGTTTGCCATAAAGATAGATAATGGGAATTAAAATCGTAAAACTCAGGGAATTAATAAAAGCAATTAAAGCAGTAACCCAAAAATTTCGATTCATAAACGGTAAATTAGCATCTGTTTGTTAATCCGCAACCTTTCAACCCTAGTTATACCACCCACAGTTTTTTTGGCTACAGAAAAATGAAATTTCGAGCGCAGAAACCCTCAAGGAATCAACAGCAGCGTCGGCTTCCACGAGTTAACATCAAAATCCGGGATGGAAGGTTCCAGATTATGGGCATGAATAGTTGGTATTCATACTGGCGCGAGCCGTATCATATGCTACTAACTATTTCTTGGTCTGGCTTTTTGCTGTTGATTGCTGTGACGTATTTGGCAAGCAATGGTATATTTGCCCTCGCTTACTTAGCAGGAGGAGATTGTGTCGAGAACGCACGACCGGGTTCTTTTTTGGATATGTTTTTCTTCAGTGTTCAAACTTTAGCATCTATCGGCTACGGTGCGATGTAT
Coding sequences:
- a CDS encoding MFS transporter, which codes for MNRNFWVTALIAFINSLSFTILIPIIYLYGKQFGLSDLQTSLLFSTYSIAQFLATPVIGKLSDRFGRKPLLIISLIGTVIANFIAGTATTAFALFFARLLDGITGGNTSVAQAIISDVTTPENRAKGFGVYGAAFGLGFVLGPATSLLAQQISLGAGFLVSGAVALIAVLITIFFLPETIQNKAERSHNIFDLGLGNLIKGLVIPKVGILLVINFFIGTTFTIFTYAFQPYFLNVLGQNSKSLTLMFLLFGVLGILMQIWGVSILTRKFNIISILFLGLSIRSISFILMPLLPNVIYFVAISIVYSLFNSLVQPMINTLISLNAQPQQQGTAMGLNSSYLSISNGIGPVIAGMLIHQSHPITYGYPLYLAGALTFIVLLLAIFTRQSYTPKLK